The nucleotide window CTCGGGGCGGGCCTGGGCGATGTAGTCGTCCACGCCCGCCTCGGCGGCGATGGCGGCGGCGGTCAGCGGGTTGTCGCCGGTGATCATCACCGTGCGGATGCCCATGGCGCGCATGTGGGCGAACTTCTCCTTGATGCCGTGCTTGACCACGTCGGACAGTTCCACCACGCCCAGCACGTGGTGGCCGTCGCTGACGACCAGCGGGGTGGCGCCATTGCGGGCGACCTGTTCGACCCCTGCGGCGAGTTCGGCCGGTGCGGTTCCGCCATTGGCCTGCACGTGTTCGAGGATGGCGTCGGCTGCGCCCTTGCGGATGCGGCGCGCACGGCCGGGGCCGGTACCCGCCAGGTCCACGCCGGACATGCGGGTCTGCGCGGTGAAGGCGACGAAGTGCGCATGGGCCGGCTCCACCAGCGTCGCGCCCTGCTCGCGCGCCAGCCGCACGATGGACTTGCCTTCCGGCGTGGGGTCGGCCAGCGAGGACAGCATGGCGGCATCGCGCAGCTGCTCATGGTCGATGCCGGCCAGCGGGTGGAACAACGTGGCCTGACGGTCGCCGTGGGTGATGGTGCCGGTCTTGTCCAGCAGCAGCACGTCGACGTCGCCCGCCACTTCGACCGCCTTGCCCGACTTGGCCAGCACGTTGGCGGCCAGCGCGCGGTTCATGCCGGCGATGCCGATGGCAGGAAGCAGGCCGCCGATGGTGGTCGGAATCAGGCAGACCAGCAGCGCGACCAGCAGCAGCGGATCGAGCCTGGCGCCGACGAAGCCGGCGATGAAGGGCAGCGTGACCACGACGATGAGGAAGGTCAGCGTCATCGTCAGCAGCAGCAGGCCGAGTGCGATCTCGTTCGGGGTCTTCTGCCGGTTGGCGCCTTCGACCAGCGAGATCATGCGGTCCAGGAAGCTGTGGCCGGGCTCGGCGGTGATCTTCACCACGATCTCGTCGGACAGCACCTGGGTGCCGCCGATCACGCCGCTGCGGTCGGTGCCGGCTTCGCGCAATACCGGCGCGGACTCGCCGGTGACGGCGGATTCGTTGATCGTGGCCAGGCCCTTGACGATCTCGCCGTCGGCCGGGATCTGTTCGCCCGCGGAGACGATGACGTAGTCGCCCGGCTTCAGTTCGGCCGCGGGCAGGCGGCGCTCGGCGCCGCCCAGCGGGGTGTCGATGCGGCGCGCCACCAGGTCCTTGCGGGCGCGGCGCAGCGAGGCCGCCTGGCCGCGGCCGCGTGCCTCGGCCACGGCCTCGGCGAAGTTGGCGAACAGGACGGTGATGAACAGCAGCGCGGTCACCGCCCAGCCGATGCCCGGGCGGGTGCTGCCGGCCAGGGTGAGGCCGGCGGTCAGCAGCGTGCCCAGCCAGACCACGGCCATCACCGGGTTCTTGAAGGCATGCTGCGGGGCCAGTTTGGTGAAGGAGCCGATGACGGCGGCGCGGAAACCCGCACTGTCGAGTAGGGCCGGCGTACGGCCGGCGTGGCGTGGGGAAGAGGCGGAATGCGTCATGTCGGTGTTCTCAGAGCGCGCTCAGGGCCAGGTGGTCGGCGACGGGGCCGAGGACCAGCACGGGCATGAACTGCAGCAGGGTCAGGATGACGACCACGGCGATCAGGGTGAGCGCGAAGGTCGGGGTTTCCGCCTTGAGGGTGCCGGGGCCTTCGGGCGTGGCGCGCTTGCGCGCCAGCGAACCGGCGATGGCCAGCGGGATGATCAGCGCGGGATAGCGACCCAGCGCCAGCATCAGCGACGCGCTGAGGTTCCACCAGTACGTCGCATCGCCCAGGCCTTCGAAGCCGGAACCGTTGTTGGCGAATGCTGAAACGTATTCGTAGAACACCTGGCTGATGCCGTGGAACGACGGGTTGGAGTTACCGGTGATCGCCGGCACCGCCAGCGTGATGGCGGTGAAGGCCAGCAGCGCCAGCGGCTGCAGCAGCACCAGCGCGGCCAGCAGCTTCACTTCATGCGCTTCGATCTTGCGGCCGAACAGTTCCGGCGTGCGGCCGGTCATCAGGCCGGCGAGGAACACGCTGAGCAGCAGATAGACAAGGAACTGCTGCAGGCCGCAGCCGATGCCGCCCCAGATGGCGTTCACCAGCATGTTGCTGATCGTCACCAGGCCGGTCAGCGGCGCCAGCGAGTCGTGCATCGCATTGACCGAGCCGTTCGAGGTCTGCGTCGTGAAGGCCGCCCACAGCGCGGACGGGGCGGCACCGAAGCGCACTTCCTTGCCCTCCATCAGCGCGATGTCGCTGGACGTGCCCGACAGGCTTTCGGACCACACGGCCGCGCCCGCGGACACCAGCGACATCGTCAGCATGGTGCCGAACACCAGCGCGGTGAACTTCCTGCGCCCGGTGAAGCTGCCCACCATGAAGGCGATGCTGACGGGGATGAGGATCAGGGCCAGCGTTTCCAGCAGGTTGGAGAACGGGGTGGGATTCTCCAGCGGCACGGCGCTGTTGGGGCCGTACCAGCCGCCACCGTTGGTGCCCAGTTGCTTCACCGCGACCATCGGAGCCACCGGACCCAGCGCGATCTTCTGCTCGGCCATGCCGGCGGAAGCGTCGATGGGCGTGGCGACGGGGCCGCCGTCCAGCGTGGCCGGCACGCCCTGGCTGGTCAGCGCCAGCGACCACACCAGGCACAGCGGCAGCAGGAAGCGCACGGTGGGACGGATGACGTCGGCCCAGTAGTTGCCGACATCGGCGTCGCCGCGACCCTGCTTCGGCATGTCGCGCGGCTGCCGTCCATGGCGGGACAGTACCTGTTCTGGAGCGTCCTGCCCGGCCATCCCTGCCCGGGCGCTCACGGTCGCGTCCGATGCCGACAGGGCATCGGACGAGCCTGCGCCCGCTCGCCCACCGAACAGGCCGCGCAACGTGGCGGCGACCAGGGCCAGGCCCATCATCGGCGTGACCACCTGCAGGCCGACGATCGCGCTGGCGTGCGCCAGGTACGACAGCTGCGCCTGGCCGGAGTAGTGCTGCTGGTTGGTGTTGGTGAGGAACGACACCATGGTGTGCAGCGCCAGGTCCCAGCGCATGTTGGGGATGCCATTGGGATTGAGCGGCAGCCAGGCCTGGGTCATCAGCACGACCCAGACGATCACGCCCAGCACCACGTTGCTCAGCAGGAAGGCCTTGGCGTAGCCCTTCCAGCCCATGCCCTGCGAAGGATCGACGCCGAGCAGGCGGTACAGGGGACGTTCGATGAAGCCGAACAGCCGGTCGCCGCGCATCGGGGCGCCGCGCATCACTGCGGCCAGGTAGCGGCCCAATGGCCAGCCCAGCGCGATCGCCAGCGCGAAAACAAGGAGGAATTCAGTCATGGGAGTCGTCCATCGGCGTGCGTGCACGCCGCGTGATCAGCAGGAACAGAAGACCGGCGCCGGCGAGCAGGCCCGCCAGCCCCAGCAACAGGTAGAGGAAGGACGCGAGCACGGCCGCCGTCAGAACGAGGCCTGCAGCGCCGCTTCCACGCGCGAGCCGGCCAGGCCGGGGAACAGCGTCTTGGCGCTGCTGTCGGTGGCGTGCGCGGTGACGCGCAGCTCGAACGGTGCCTTGAACGCCCACACCGCGCCCAGCTGTGCGTGCGCGTAGCTGTCGTCGTAGGCGTCGTCCAGCCAGTAGTATCCGGCGGCGGCTTCCAGGCGGAGCTGGTCGCTCAGCGGAAACTTGGCGCCCAGCTGCGCGTAGGCGCCGGTTTCGTCGGTGGCGAGCGCTTCGGTGGAGTACGCCAGCTGCGCCCAGTAGTTCTGCTTCCAGGTCAGCGTGCCGATGGCCTCGGTCCAGTCGAGGTCGACGGTGGTGGACGGGTAGCGGTAGTGGGTCAGGTTGACATCAAGCGCCCAGTCGTCCGACAGCGTGCCGCCCCAGCCCACGGTGACGTCCAGCTCGCTGCTGGCCTCGGTTTCCGGGGCGAACTCGACGTTCGAGCCCCACACCGCGCCGTACAGGCCGCTGTCGGCCGTGGCCTTGAATCCCGCCTGCACGGCCGGGTCGCCCTGGGTCTGGGTGGTGCCGCGCCAGACGTAGTCGGTGGTGAGCGCACCGGAACCGTTGAAGGTGGCGGCTTGCGCGGTGCACGCCGTCGCCAGCAGCAGGCCGGCGGCGGCAGCGGAAACGACAGGACGCGCAGGCAACGCGCTGCGCGGGAGGAACGACGAGCAAGACATGGACGCGATCCTGGCGGGAGGAGTTCCGCCGACCGCGAAAGTCTGGTCCTGCCCCGCGTAAAGCCGCCATGCGCTTCCCGCGAACCGCCGTAAATTCGGCGTAAAACCGCGCGCCCTGCCTCAGCCGGCCGTGCGCGCCTGCGGTGACGGCGTGCCGAGCACGTGCTCGGCATCCTGGTCGAACACGGGCGCGGCGAACGGCGCCGGACCCGGCGTGCGGCCGAAGGCGATCGGCCGGGTGACGCCGCGGTAGCTGCCGACGACGGGATGGGCGATCTCGGCCACCATGTCCTCGGCCAGCACCTGCGGGTGCTCGAACATGTCCTCCACGCGGCGTGCGGCCGCGCAGGGCACTTCGTCGCCGAAATGCGCCTCCCATTCCATCGCGGTGCGCGCCTGCAGCGCAGCATGCAGCTGCGGCACGATCTCCGCGGCCTGTGCCGCACGTTTGCGCACACTGTCGTAGCGCGGATCGTCGGCCAGCGCATCCAGGCCGGTCAGCCGGCACAGCGCCTTCCAGAAGCGCGGCGTGTTGGCGGACAGGTACAGGTAGCCCTCGCGCGCCGGATGGATGCCGGTGACGCCGCCGGAGCGCATGTCGCGGCCGATGTCGAGCGCCTCGCCTTCGGCCCAGATCATCCGCGCGGACTGCATGGTCAGCGCACTGCGCAGCAGCGAGATACCGACGAACTGCCCGCGCCCGCTGCGTTCGCGCTCGTACAGCGCCGACGACACGCCGGCGGCGAGCAACGCCGCCGCGTAGTAGTCCACCACCGAGCCGTAGATGATTTCCGGTGCGCCGCCGCGCTTGCCCTGCAGCGTGCACATGCCGGTCATGGCCTGCAGCACCTGGTCGTAGCCGGCCTTGTCCTTCATCGGTCCGTGTTCGCCGTAGCCGGTCACCGCGCAGTAGATCAGGCGCGGATTGATCAGCGCCATGCGGTCGAAATCGATGCCCAGCCGCTTCGGCACGCTGGGGCGGAAGTTGTGCACCAGCACGTCGGCCTCGCGCACCAGGCGCAGCAGCGCCGCATGGTCGGCCGGCCGCTTGAGGTCCAGCGCGATGCCCTGCTTGCTGCGGTTCACGCCGAGAAAGGCGCGGCTCTCGCGCTCCAGCGTGGACGGGTACTGGCGCAGGTTGTCGCCATCGGGCGGTTCGACCTTGATGACGTCGGCGCCCTGGTCGGCCAGCAGCGTGCAGCCGTAGGGCCCGGCGATGTAGGCGCTCAGGTCCAGCACCTTTACGCCGGTCAACGGACCGGCAGGGCCGGTGCGCAGCCGCGAGCGGAAGGGAGACGGATTGTCCATGGGAAGAGGCTCCTTCAGCCGTCGCCGCAACGGCGGTGGCCAGTCTGTGCCACGTGGCGGGCGCGATACAGCCAGCGGCCGTAACTTCTGCTGCCACAAATTCTTGCGAGCGCACGCGCGCTCATGGCGGCGGCAGCGACAGCCAGGTCAGCCGCCACGCGCCATCATGCCGTCCCCCGGCGCGGTAGTAGGGCCAGAACAGCAGCGGGGGCCGGCTGGCCGGCTGCAGCGAGATGGCCGCGCCCTCCTCGCCGTCGGTCACCGGGAGCACCTGCAGCCAGTCGTCCTGCGGACCGTCGGGCAAGCGGAGGGTCTCTTCGGTCTTGAAGCCGTCGATCAGGCCGGTGGCGTACGCCAGCGGGCCGCGCGTGAGGCCCACGTAGTGCAGGTCCAGCACCTGCTGGTGGACCTCCGATCCGTCCGGCGCGCGCGATTCCTGCACGTTGCGCAACACCTGCCGGTGCAGCACCGGCCGCAACGGGAACGCCAGCTGCACGTGGTCGTCGCGGCGCCACAGGCGGCGCACGGCCAGGAAGGTACCCGGCACCACCGTCGCATCGACCGCTTCGCCATTGACCGACACCGTGGCGCCTTCGGCCCAGGACGGGATGCGCAGGTGCAGGTCGAAGACGGCCTCGTGTTCGGGGCGCACGTCCAGCGACACCTCGCCGTCGAACGGATACCCGGTGCGCTGGCGCAGCGCCAGCGTCCCGGCCTGGGGGTGCGCCAGCCGCGCTTGGCCCGGACCGTACAGCTGCACGCGGACCGCTTCGCCCTCCACGGCATAGGCCAGCGCCGGCAGTTCCTCGAGCGCCATCGCACCGCTGGACTTGCAGCAGCGCCAGTAGGTGGTATGCACGCGCCGCCCGTTCGGGAACGAGTAGTAGCACCAGTCCTCGCCATCCGGCGCCTGCGCGCCGAGCAGGTCGTTGTAGGCGGTGCGCTCGATCTCTTCGGCGAAGCGCGCCTCGCCGGTCAGCCGCAGCAGTTCGCGGTTGAACTGGATCCACGACAGCAGGGAACAGGTTTCCACGTAGGCGTTGGGACTGAAGCTGCCGCGCGCATTGAAGACCTCGCGCGAGCGATGGGCCACGCCGCCCCACGGACCGCCACCCAAGGTCAGGTGGTGTTCGCGGATGTTGTGCCAGATGCGCTCCAGCGCATCGCGCAGGCCGGCATCGCCGGCAAGGCGGCACAGCTTCACCAGCGCCACCAGGTTCCACAGCAACTGGTAGGCCTTGCCGGTGGCGATCTCCGATGCATCGGCGCCGGCTTCCAGCGCGGGCAGCAGGCGCAGCGCGGGGTGCGCATTGGCCTGCTCCAGCACGCGCTGCGCCAGGACGAGGAAGCGCGGCTCGCCGGTTTCCTCATGCAGCTCCAGCGCGGCATCCATCAGCACGGTGGCGGACATGCCGTGATGGTTGCCCAGCGTGGTGATGTCGATGCCCGACGCCAGCGCCTGCGCGCACAGGTCGGCGATGCGTCCGGCGGCCTGCGTGTAGCGCGCGTCATGCAGGGCGCGGGCGGTTTCGACCAGGCCGAGGACCAGGTAGGCGTGCACCCAGATGTCCCAGGTGCGCAGCGCGGGCGCACCGTCCCAGCTCGGCGGCCTGGGCGGCTGCGGATGCACGAAGCGCCGCGCGTCCGCGTAGGTGCCCAGGTAGCCATCGGCTTCCTGCACCGAGAGCAGATAGTCCGCGACACGCCTCAGGTTATCGCCCAGCACGGCATAGCCACTGCGGACGAACGCGCGCGCAGCGGCCGACAGCCACTTCCCCGCATGTTCGCCGTACCAGTCGCCTTCGGTGTTGTACGCACGGTGTTCCGGTGAGAACAGCGCGATGGCCGGGCTGTCCGGCGCGGTGATGAAGTGCGTCAGGCGGCCGCGCAGGTTGGCATCGAGGGCTGCGCCCAGGACACCGCCAAGCACGACCGACGGCGACGCGCCGGAACGGGCGGTCGCGCTCATGCGGCGTCCACCACGCAACGGAAGCCGATGCGTCCGGACCGGTCCTTGGCCGGCGCCATCAGCAGCAGCTTGCCGTGCTGGTCCAGCCGCCGGGTCTGGGGGAAGTACCAGTGCGAGGTGCGCGGCTCGTAGTCGCTGCCGCCGCGCACGATGGCCGCACGCGTGTGCGCGTCGTGGAACTCGTCCGTCCATTGCCAGACATGGCCGACCAGATCCTGCACGCCGAACGGGCTGGCCCCTGCCGGGTGCATGCCCACATCGGCCGGCGGCGGCAACGTGCGGCCGCGGAACACCGGCGGCGCGGCGTCGTCGCGCCACGCATCGCCCCATGGATACAGCCGGCCATCGGTTCCCTGCGCGGCGTATTGCCATTCCCACCCGTGCGGCAGGCGCTTGCCGGCCCAGGCGGCGTAGGCGCGTGCGTCCTCCAGCGACACCCAGGTGACCGGCTTGTTCTCCCAGCCGGGCTGCGGCGCACCGTCGCGCCAGTCGCGGAGGAAGTTCAGCGCATCGCGCGGCGCATAGCCGGTGGCATCGACGAACGCCTTGAACTGCGCGTTCGTCACCGGATGGCGGTCGATGTGGAAGGCCGCCACCTGCATGCGGTGGCGATGGTGGCGCCGCGCGGTCGGTTCCCACGGGAACTGCACGTCCACGCCTTCCCACACCTGCCCTTCTATCTCGATGCCCTGCACGGCGAACAGGAACTCGCCCGCCGGGATGGTCACCATGCCGTCCGGCGCGATGGCCTGCGGCGCGGTCGGCGCTATCGGAAGCAGCGTCTGCGGCAGGGCTTTCCACTGCGCGGACAGCGATGCCAGCGGCGTGGCGGCATGAGCGGCCATCTGCGCCAGGAACGCCTGCAGGCCTTCTTCCTGCGCGCCTTCGCGCAACGCCAGCAGCGCGCCGAAGCCTCGACCCTCCAGTGTCGTCTCCAGGATCGCCTGGCCGTCGATGATGCGCGGCTGCAGGACACCGCCGTTCCACAGGTCGATGTAGCGCGTGCCATCCACGTGCGGTATCGCCAGCTGCTCGCCGGCGATCGCGTATTCATGGCGGTTGACCAGCGTCCACAGCGTGCGGCCCTCGCCCGGGAAGCGGCTGGCGAAGATGCCGGCCTGCAGCGTGCGCTCGTACGGGCGCCAGTCCAGGCTGACCAGCAGCGGTGCGAAGCGGCGGTATATCGCGGCGATGCGACGCAGCGCTTCGGCGTCGCGCGGGGTCAGCTGGTTCCACAGGCCCCAGACGTTCTCCCACGCGTTGTAGCCCACGCCGTTGAAGAAGATGTACTGCAGGTCGTGGGTGCGGTCGCGGCCCCAGCGGTTCTCGTAGTTGATCATGTGGCGCGGTTCCAGCCACTTGAACTTCGCCACCGGCGGCACGACTTCGTTCGGTGCCTTCTTGCCCCAGCTCTGCACGTTCCAGATCAGGTGTTCCTCGGCGCTGATCGTGGACTCCGGCTGCACCACCACCGGATGGCCCAGCGCATCGCAGGCGTCGAAGAAGGCGCGCGGCACGCCGTTGTAGGTGTCGCCGTTGATGCCGTCCGCGCCGACCGCCTTGACGATCTTCGCGACGGCCTGCCAGTCGGGTTCGCCCTCGTCGCGGGTGCCGTTGTCCCACGGCATGGTGGTGAGGAACACGCGCACGCCGCGGCGGTGGAAGTCGTCGATCGCACCCCGCAGGCCCTCCAACCCGCCGGGCAGGCTGCGGGCCAGGTCGAACTGGTTGCGGTCGTCCACGCCGATGTTGGGGTACACACACCACAGCAGCACGCTGTCCAGGCCGCCGAAGCGGGCTTCCAGGTCGTCGAGATAGCGATCGACCGTGTAGCGGCCGGCGACGGGGTCGTAGAGGTAGCGGTCCTCCACCATCACCTGCGCATGCACGAAGTTGCGCTGCGCCCACTGCAGTTCCGGCCTGCGGTAGTGGGCGTCGTCGTAGCCGATGCGGGTGAGATGCTCGCGCCGCCAGTCCTTCAGCTCGGCGACCCAGTCGTCGGCCGAGGCGTTGGCATCGATCTTCCACTGGCCGATGTCGGCGAACGGCCAGCCCGGCGCCTTGCCCGGCGTGGGCAGGTAGCGCTGGGTGGTGACGTGCGAGAACTTGTATTCGGTCTTCACCACGTGCGGTGACCCGTCGAGCTCGGAGGCTTCGTGGGAGCCGGGGAAAGCGGGGGTATTCATGGGTGGGGTCTTGATCGTGATCAGGAAAGGCCGCAGTAGGCCGCCAGGACGCTGCGCCGCGCGGGTTCGTCGGCATGCCCGGCCAGCCAGGCCTCGACCTCTGCGCGCATCGGGATGCTGGCCTGCGCGCCCAGGCGGGTGCAGGCCAGCGCGGACGCCGCACTGGCGAAGCGTAGCGCGTCCTCCAGTCCTGCTTGCTCGGCCAGCCGCGCCGCCAGTGCGCCGCAGAAGGTGTCGCCCGCCGCGGTGGTGTCGACGGCATCGATGGGGAACGCGGGCTGCAGAAAGACCTCCGCACCCCGCCGCGCGAAGCAGCCGCGCGCGCCCAGCGTGACCACCACGCAGGGCACCGGCAGGCGCGCCGCCTGGGTGGACACGTTGCCCTCGCCGGCCAGCGTGGCCAGCTCGCCTTCGTTCACGACCAGCACGTCGACGCTGTCCAGCAGGCCCGGCGGCAGCGCGGCGGCGGGTGCGGCGTTCAGCACCACGCGCACGCCGGCCTCGTGGGCGAGTCGCGCATAGCTGGCCACGCTGTCCAGCGGCGTTTCCAGCTGCAGCAGCAGATGGCCGATGCCGCGCAACGACGGCAGGTGGTGCGGCCGCAGGCCCGTGTTGGCGCCGGGCGCCACCGTGATCGCATTCTCCGCGTCGTCGGACAGGCAGATGAAGGCCGTGCCGCTGGCGGCGTCCGGCACACGCACGATGTGCAGCGCGACACCGGCATCGGCCAGCGCGGCTTCCAGCACCCCGGCGTAGGGATCTTCGCCCAGCGCCAGCAGCATGCGCGTGGGCACGCCGCCGGCACGCGCGCTGGCCACGGCCTGGTTGGCGCCCTTGCCGCCAGGGAAGGTGGCGAAGCCGCGCCCGAGTACGGTCTCGCCCGGCGCCGGCACATGGTGCGCGCGCACCACGAAGTCCAGGTTGGCCGATCCCGCGACGAGCACGCCGTCATGACCGCGGCTCATGGCGACACCGCCGTGTAGGCCGCTCGATAGAACGGCCCGGCGAGCTTGGGCAGCGCGGGCGTGTCGTCGCCGGGCAGGTGCTGCGACAGCAGCAGGATCACCAGGCCGCGCTCCCGATCGATGGTGAAGTAGGTGGAGGCGGCCCCGGACCAGCCGAACTGGCCGCGCGATCCCGGCCGTGCGGCGACGGCCGGATCGGTGACGACATAGCCGCCCAGGCCGAAGCCCTCGCCCGGTTCGGGCGCGGGCACGGCCGGGTCGAAGCGGCCCAGCTGGTCGGACATCATCATCGCCACGGTATCCTCGCGCAGCAGGCGCACGCCCTCCAGCCTGCCGCCTTCGGCCAGCATCCGCGCGAAGCGCAGGTAGTCGGCCGCGGTGGAGTACAGGCCGCCCGCACCGCTGGTGTAGGCGCGCAGGCGGATGCCGGGCTGGCGCGCAGAGGGTGTATCGGCCAGCACGCGCCGACCGCCGGCATCGCGCGTGGTGAGCGCCATCACGCGGCCACGTTGGGCGAGAGGCACCTCGAATCCGGTGTCGCGCATCCGCAGCGGCTGGAAGATGCGCGTGCGCAGGAAGACCTCCAGCGGCTGCCCGCTGGCGACTTCGATCACGCGGGCGAGGACCTCGGTGTTGACGCCGTCGTAGCGGAAACGCGTGCCCGGCTCGCTGGCGAGCGGTGCGCGGGCGACGCGCTCGGCATAGCCGGCAAGATCCGAGGCGTCCTCCGGCGCCTGGGCCTGCAGCAGGGCGGAGGCCACGCGGATGTCGTCTCCGCCGGTGGCGAAACCGGCGGTGTGCGTCAGCAGGTGGCGTACGGTGGGCACGCGCCGCACCGGCACGAGCACGGGCGCCTCGACGCTGCCGCCGGCGACGCGCCGCAGGCCGGCGAACGCCGGCAGGTAGGTGGCGACGGGGGCATCGAGCTGCAGCCTGCCCTCTTCCACCAGCATCAATGCCGCCACCGAGGCGACGGGTTTGGTCATCGAGTAGATGCGGAAGATCGCGTCTTCGCGCAGCGGCTGCCGCGCTTGCAGGTCCGCATGGCCGGCCACACCGCGGTAGACCACGGCCCCCCGCTCGGCGACCAGGGCAACGGCGCCCAGGTAGCCATCAGGGCCCACGGACTGCGCCAGCACCGCATCCATCGGCGCACGCGGCAACGCCGCCGGGGGGAGCCGGCCGTCGCGCAGGCGGCGAGC belongs to Pseudoxanthomonas sp. F37 and includes:
- a CDS encoding serine hydrolase domain-containing protein; translated protein: MDAVLAQSVGPDGYLGAVALVAERGAVVYRGVAGHADLQARQPLREDAIFRIYSMTKPVASVAALMLVEEGRLQLDAPVATYLPAFAGLRRVAGGSVEAPVLVPVRRVPTVRHLLTHTAGFATGGDDIRVASALLQAQAPEDASDLAGYAERVARAPLASEPGTRFRYDGVNTEVLARVIEVASGQPLEVFLRTRIFQPLRMRDTGFEVPLAQRGRVMALTTRDAGGRRVLADTPSARQPGIRLRAYTSGAGGLYSTAADYLRFARMLAEGGRLEGVRLLREDTVAMMMSDQLGRFDPAVPAPEPGEGFGLGGYVVTDPAVAARPGSRGQFGWSGAASTYFTIDRERGLVILLLSQHLPGDDTPALPKLAGPFYRAAYTAVSP